The DNA window TTTAATATCCACAGTGGCATCATTAAGCAGACAAGGCCTGATTTCTCCGACAGCAGTCAGCCTGATTCTGTTACAGGTCCCGCAGAAATGCCTGGTCATAGAGCTTATAAATCCCACTTCACCCTTTGCACCAGGAATTTGGAACCTCCTCGCTGGGCCATCCAACGAAGATGGGAAAACCGGAATAAGGCTTCCCCATCGTGATTCGAGTCTTTCCCTTATGGCTGCCGATGAAAGTGGTGGCAATTTTTCAGAATAACCAATACCAACAGGCATCTCTTCAATGAACCTAACGTGTATGTTCTTTTGAAATGACAGCTCAGCAAGACTTTCGATTTCTTCATTGTTTATCCCGGTCATTGGAACAGCATTGATTTTTACAGGAGACATACCTGCCTTCAGCGCCGAGTCGATCCCGGAAAGAACCGAAGGCAGACGGTCCATTCCAGTTATTGAATGAAACACCTCACTTTTCAGACTGTCCAAACTGATATTAATCCTGTCTATTCCAGCTTGTTTCAGATCATCTGTCATGTCAGCCAGCAATACGCCATTGGTGGTGAGGCAAACTTCCCTTATACCCGGAATTTTTTTTATCTCCCTGACAAGACAGGGAAGATCCTTTCTGACAAGAGGCTCGCCTCCTGTGATCCTAATCTTATGGATGCCCCGGACCGCAAGGATGTTTACAATCCTCAGCATTTCCTCATACCTGAGGATTTCATCATGCGCAAAAAGCTGTCTCCCTTCAGGAGGGACGCAATACACACACCTCAGGTTACAGCGGTCTGTCACGGAAAGCCTCAGATATGATATCTGTCGTCCGTGCCTGTCTGTGAGTGCTATTTTCATGGCATCCCTCGTTAGTTAAAAGCTTTTTTTTGCTTATTCAGGGGATCATCACGCACGATTCCCTGAAATTCATCGATTCTTCATTTTTTACATTGCTAACCGCAATTTGTATCTGCTTCAAAAATATTCTAAATCGATCAGTAGACTTAAGGCCAGAATCATTCCTTTTTGCCGAAACTCATGAATTTCATTATTTCTTTCTGCACAGCCTTATCATCTTCTGAAAGATTAAAGAAACACTGGGTTCCCTTTGGATTGAAACAGCCATTGCATGAAATGCAGGTAGCATCCTTACGATCGCCGTTCATCCATCTCTTTACAAGATCAGGTTCCCTGATGAAAGGACGCGACATCGACACAGCCTCGATGTCTGTTTCAGATAGAATCTGATCAATTGAGTCAATGTTCTTCAAGCCACCAACCAGGATCACAGGCACGCTGACGGCTTCAAGAAGCATTTTTGCCTCGTTAAGATGATATGCCGAATGCTTTTTGGAACGGCACGGAGTAAACTTACCCGCAAATGTCCCACCGCTTACTTCAATGGCGTCGATTCCTTTCTCTGCAAGAGCCCTTGCGACCTCAATAAATTCCTCGGTGTCAAGCCCTGCACCAGCGTGATCAAAGTCAGAACAGTTAAGCTTGATCCAGACAGGAAAATTATTTCCGCATTTGTTCTTGATCTCTTCCAAAACATCCAGAGCAACTTTTCTGTTTTTTTCTGGAGAACCGCCGTATTCATCGGTTCTTGTGTTGAATAAAGGGCTTAGAAATTTGCTCAAAAGATAGCCGTGGGCCCCATGAATCTGAACTCCGTCATAACCTGCTTTCTTTGCACGCAAGGCCGCCTCACCAAATTCCTTTACCAGCTCCCTGATTTGCTCTGTTGTAAACGGAACCGGCTTTATGCCTGTGGCGGGATCAGCAACATCAGAAGGCCCGTAAACAGTCCCTTTTGGCACCGAAAAAATCTGTGAGGTCGCATGATTCAGCTGGGCGACGATTCTGCTTCCATGTTGATGAACGGTTTCAGCCAGCTTCTGAAGACCAGGTATGCATGAATCATCTGTCAAAGTAACTGTATGCGGCCCTGGATTATCGGTATTGGAAACGTTGACATAGCCGGTGATTATCAGTCCGACCCCGCCCGCTGAAAGATCCCTGTACATCTGGATTAGCCGGTCACTGACTTTGTTCTTATCTGCGAATCCTTCGTGTGTGGCTGA is part of the Desulforegula conservatrix Mb1Pa genome and encodes:
- a CDS encoding NADH:flavin oxidoreductase, which translates into the protein MAAKKSLSSATVGGIEVKNRIFRSATHEGFADKNKVSDRLIQMYRDLSAGGVGLIITGYVNVSNTDNPGPHTVTLTDDSCIPGLQKLAETVHQHGSRIVAQLNHATSQIFSVPKGTVYGPSDVADPATGIKPVPFTTEQIRELVKEFGEAALRAKKAGYDGVQIHGAHGYLLSKFLSPLFNTRTDEYGGSPEKNRKVALDVLEEIKNKCGNNFPVWIKLNCSDFDHAGAGLDTEEFIEVARALAEKGIDAIEVSGGTFAGKFTPCRSKKHSAYHLNEAKMLLEAVSVPVILVGGLKNIDSIDQILSETDIEAVSMSRPFIREPDLVKRWMNGDRKDATCISCNGCFNPKGTQCFFNLSEDDKAVQKEIMKFMSFGKKE
- the moaA gene encoding GTP 3',8-cyclase MoaA, with translation MKIALTDRHGRQISYLRLSVTDRCNLRCVYCVPPEGRQLFAHDEILRYEEMLRIVNILAVRGIHKIRITGGEPLVRKDLPCLVREIKKIPGIREVCLTTNGVLLADMTDDLKQAGIDRINISLDSLKSEVFHSITGMDRLPSVLSGIDSALKAGMSPVKINAVPMTGINNEEIESLAELSFQKNIHVRFIEEMPVGIGYSEKLPPLSSAAIRERLESRWGSLIPVFPSSLDGPARRFQIPGAKGEVGFISSMTRHFCGTCNRIRLTAVGEIRPCLLNDATVDIKKPMRNGADDSTVARLIERVLMRKGLAHEQIPLVSTQMVSIGG